The following coding sequences are from one Liolophura sinensis isolate JHLJ2023 chromosome 12, CUHK_Ljap_v2, whole genome shotgun sequence window:
- the LOC135479199 gene encoding uncharacterized protein LOC135479199 isoform X4 has translation MLAVWTQWYNTDKPTTYGGDDESLYSIRKRGWEVCPGYNILSAQCRRVGSTETFTESNLLQKVGLDTLYRPCTKGGLYCRNQDQPLGVKCQDYEVRFRCTSGSVTDEAVYTWVAVLAVVFLVIPIAWVVVINLKRRYCPAPEEERRDPVSATERGSSVTSETDPSLVDSPPTYEALFGGGSPVDLTFGSTSTLLNSETQLPNSVVNPYPVLSDEVFNNQPSTSENNADDTSGQNNNSSGNGSSSRRTRILPGMHLEVLSIMRRLSVGQPTPPPSYADAIIKLGLPFPTKDSN, from the exons CGTGGCTGGGAAGTCTGTCCTGGATACAATATACTCTCCGCGCAGTGTCGTCGGGTCGGGTCCACGGAAACTTTCACGGAGAGTAACTTGCTGCAGAAAGTGGGCCTGGACACCCTTTACCGGCCATGCACCAAAGGGGGACTATACTGTCGTAACCAGGACCAACCCCTTGGCGTCAAATGTCAGGATTACGAGGTCCGCTTCCGGTGTACTTCAG GTTCGGTCACAGATGAGGCTGTCTACACGTGGGTCGCCGTACTGGCCGTGGTATTCCTCGTCATCCCCATCGCCTGGGTCGTCGTCATCAACCTAAAGCGGAGGTACTGTCCCGCCCCCGAAGAGGAACGACGTGACCCAGTTTCAGCCACTGAGAGAGGCTCTTCTGTAACAAGCGAGACCGATCCGTCGTTGGTCGATAGCCCACCGACTTACGAGGCGTTGTTTGGAGGTGGAAGTCCAGTGGATTTGACATTCGGCAGCACGTCAACTCTGTTAAACAGCGAGACACAACTCCCCAATTCTGTAGTGAATCCGTACCCGGTGCTATCTGACGAGGTCTTCAACAACCAACCATCCACGTCAGAGAACAATGCTGACgacacttccggtcaaaacaacaacagtagCGGAAACGGGAGCTCCTCGCGACGGACAAGAATTTTACCAGGCATGCATTTGGAAGTTCTTTCAATAATGAGACGGCTTTCTGTGGGACAACCCACACCCCCTCCATCATACGCCGACGCCATAATCAAACTGGGTCTGCCATTTCCCACAAAGGATTCCAATTGA